The DNA sequence AAGTATATAGAGTTATATAAACtagttgtatgtatgtatgtatgtatgtatgtatgtatgtatgtatgtatgtatgtatgtatgaatctTTGATATAAATTGGatacaatgcaattctatgcatgtatacttggaagtaagtcccattgatttgaaTGGGTCTCACTCCAAGGTAAATatgtttagaattgcaaccttaataTATTGCTCTTTCTCTGAGAGTGTAGGCAAATCACTCTAATTATTGCCACTTGAAATGTTGTCTTTTACTTTACAAAGAAAACaagttttttgtattttaatggaGTAGCTTTGATAAGGCCTAGGATGGTTGAATAATTGTTTGTTGCCTTATAGGAAAGATTCTTGGACATGCTTAATTTCAAATCTATCGGTTAAAAAAAAGTAAACTGCTTAACTGCAGGAATGATTATATATCAAATCGTTGGTCCTTAGGATTAAACAGTGAGGGTTAGAAATCCCATGATAATCCAAAACCATCCCCAGGAAGGCACACATGCTGGTTGGGTTTATCTGCTCAGAAAGCTTTGTTACTATAAAATTACACTGGTAACCTTAATATTCTGGACAGTCAGGTATGTTATTTCTTCTCTCTTGCAGATGAGCCCAATCCTTCCCCTTGTGGTGTTGTCTCCATTACAACTCACAGGAAGGAAGCATGGTAAGTGTTGAAATTTCTAGAGGAAGAATTATGATGCTTGGgttttttttattgctgtttaaTCTCTATGGGCCAGTTCCCAAGTTCTTTCATTTGTACTGGAACATCAGGCTTAGTTTAATACCATTCAGTATAACATGTATGCCCTCACCCATGTAATCCTTCCTAGAAGACTTCTGTAGGCCCCCTTTTGAAGTGGGTCACAAGTCAGACACGTTTGTCAGAAGTCATTGGATCAATTGGTATCATTTATTTCCACAACAATCACTGATTGTAGGCACATTTATCCAAAAGCTAGCTGTGTGAAAATCAATGAAACTTGCCAAGTGTTTAAGGACTGTGGCATGAGTTTGGTCTCTACATTAGGCCTTCAGGTAGCATAGTGCTTTCATTAGAGTTCATCAGTTCTCAATGTCATATGGACTTGGCAAAGAAATGCAGACCCTGATCATCTGCTTGAGCATTTTTCACTTTTCTATCTGGTGGTATTGGCATATCAGCTATCTGATAAGCTGATATGATATACTTGCATTGTGGAAGTCTCAGAATGTTTATAATTCAGGCAGTTCAGAGTTACTCCTATGTCCCAGGTCTAGCATCTCAGAGACTTTAGCAGTGCCTCAGCATCTTCCATATACTGCTGAGGCAGTAGCCATCATCCTTCTATTGTCCTCATTGCTGTCCTTTGTCTGAGCATCTTCACCTTCCCCTTGACCAGTAAACCCAAAGAAGTGACACTGAGCCAGCTTTTTCAACCCTGAAATCCATTTGAACAGGAAATTCAAAAACTCCAGGTGTATGTTTGTTTGTACACAGCAAAGAATAACCCACTCAGATACCAAACCAATCCCATCTTATTAACTACCAAGATATCCTATCTTATTAACTATCTAGGTTtgttaatattatatattatataaccaTTATATATGGTTTGTTTCCCATATTGGGATGAAAAGGAAAACTAGGGGTTATAATAACCACAAACAGGAACTTCTGATTGCAGGAGGAGGAATAGGGACAGCATATGCTTGTAACATGGTTTCGTGTTCTGACTGAACTGGGACATACTTCAGGATTTGAAAATAAGTATGTCTTGTGTTTTGAGCAATCATTCAACATATGCCTTTAACCTTATTTTCATTCACTGTTCTCTTTCAGTACCAAGTCAGAAGATGGTTCAAAATTCAAGAAAGGGTGTTACAAAGCAGATTCTAAGGGATCAGCAGATCAAAGAAGCATGGCTGTCTTGTGGGATTGCTCTGTGAGGGAGACGATGGGTGGTGTCTCCAAAGAAGAAAGCACTTTAGAAAGGCTTCCTAGTTTGAAAGATTCAGCAAGCTGTAAGGAAGCAGCATGGAAAAATCCATCCTATCCAAAAGAACCCACTTCTGCATTGGAGTCTaatgttttaaaaactgttcAGATGAAAACTGATGAGGTGGAAGGGGAACTTGAGCAGTTAGACTCTAGCAAGGCAGCAGTGGAAACTTCTCCGCCACGTGCTGGAGCACAGACTGTTATTGGGGAAGAAAGATACCATAGCAATGAACCAAAGCAGCTAGAAGTCTTCAGCAAAGAGCACTTAGACAGGAGTCAAGACTTGGAAAAGAGAGGCTTTCAGAGGTTTGACTGGCTCTCTGAGCACAATGAGGGACTTAGAGGTCCCTACAGAAACATAAACAAGTCAGCAGATGTAGCAACAAACCTGTGTGTTAGGGGAAAGTCTGCACGGGATGCATCTTTGTTGGCTCTGCCAGTATTTAGAAAAATGCTAAATCCTCACTTAAATAAAGCAAAGACTGTTGAGAGTGCTCTGTCTCCCAAGAAGGGACAGACAATGGACTCTGATATAGGTGAAGTAAGTTCCGTTAACTCTGCTGAGTGGGCATCACAGAAGTCAGGGCTCCAGACAGCTCCGGACCTTGCTGTACGCAAGCAGGCTTGGGCTATTaatgctggagatgctgtagaaCATGCTGCTCCAGAAACTCCTTCCTGTAGCACCTATGATGAGACAAGGCCATATATGTGCAATGACTTACTGGAGGAGCAGGGAAAAGGTGATCCAGCCCAGGAAGAGGACCCTGCTGTATATACGTGCATTGAATGCAGCATCTATTTTAAGAAGAAGAAACATCTGATGGATCACATGCTTCAGCATGACAGGGGACTAGGGCTGGATCAGGGCAGAGAGGGCATCGGAGGTCAGTGTCAGTTCACCTGTAATGAATGTGGATGGGCTTTTGGGGACACTGATTCTCTAGAGCAGCACAGGAGACTCCATCAGGAGTCAAGAGAAAAAATCATTGAGGAAATTCAGAAGCTTAATGAATTCCCGGATGAAGGTCGTGATGCCCGACTACAGTGCCCAAAATGTGTATTTGGAACCAACTCCTCTAAAGTATTTGTCCAGCATGCAAAGATGCATGTGAAGGAGAAGAAAGATAAAAGTTTAAAGAATGTGAACTTGTTTAGCAGTTCTGGTGGTGGTGAACCACAGGACGGTTCCATGCACAACATATATAGGCACTTCAAGCCAAATGAGCATGCACCTCAAGCGGTACATGCACACAGTAGCAACAAAGGTCTTAGCACTTGTGTGCTTTGCAGTTTTCCTGccccaaatgaaaatattttaaaggaaCATATGAAGTATGCTCATTCCCATTTGTCTTGGAACACAGAAACTTTTGATGCAGATATGAACCAGCCTGGAACTAGTAGGGATGCCTATAGCCCTGGCAGGTCAGGCCGATTTTCAGACACTGATTATGTGGGGAAAACAGACAAACCCTTTCCCCAATCCCACTGTGAAACCATGCGCCACTATGAATCACACCATGGCTTTACAGTGGGCCACCAGAGACTTAATAAAAGCAATGGCACTAATAAAAAAGACATCCCAATGCCTGGGTTTCGAGCTAGGAAACGTGCTCCTTATAGCTCTTCGCATAAGATCTTGGGAATGTCAACCCTTACCTCAGCAAAAACCTATTCTCCGTATGCCCTGAAACAAATGAGGAAGATAAGCACAGCACGACCCCTTGAGACGGAGAGGGATAATGCCAAAAGTCATCCAGGTGGGTTGGAGGACCTCCAGCACAAATGGTTACCTTTAAATGATACCGGGAGTATGGAAGAAGAATTTCCCTTAGTGACAGACATAGAATTAGCAGAGAATAGATACTTCAGGCCCTTTGCTATCCCTCAGTCTGCCTTGGACCTCAAAAGGACTTTCAGGGGCACTTTGAAAGCAACAGATTATTCAATAGCATCAGCAGGGCAGCAGCATCAGCTACGTCAGATGGTTCCCATTGTTCTTCTTGAGGACATGACCCTTTATCTCAGAAAGATGAAGCAACCCAAGATGAAGATCCTCAAGAAAAAAGTGTCACCTTCCCGAGAATTTGGAATGGATGAGCCCCTTCCTTTAGGTGTCTTCCTATTAGATTCCTCTCTAGAAGCATCTCTAGAACTTGATGATCTTCTGGATGCAGATTCATCAGTGCTGAagaatgaggagaggaaatgccCATACTGTCCTGACAGGTTCCACAATGGGATTGGCCTAGCCAATCATGTGAGGGGCCACCTGAACAGGGTGGGTGTGAGCTACAATGTCCGTCACTTCATCTCTGCAGAAGAAGTGAAAGCTATTGAGCAAAAATTTTCCttccaaaagaagaagaaaaaaggtagTATGTATtcaatttataattttttttcattttttcctaatATTTTTTCATTCCCTTGAAGATGGGTATGTATGTTCTGCTATATTCTTCACAGTAGATGTTACAGCATCCATGCAAGGTCTACCTGTGATATTTTTTTACTCTTATGTTCTATGAGCACAGAGTACAGGCTTTATGAGTTGGGGATGTTGGGAAATATTTATTGCCTGTTCTTCCTGACTTTGTGTGACACTGATTATCATTTTTCTCTTTCACAGTTGCAAACTTTGATCCAAGTACTTTCAGTTTAATGAGATGTGAATTCTGCAGAGCTGGTTTTGATACACGTGCAGGGTTGTCTAGCCATGCCAGAGCCCACCTGAGGGATTTTGGGATCACCAACTGGGAGCTTACCATCTCACCAATTAACATCTTGAAGGAGCTACTTGCCAATTCGTCAGAACACCCTATGCTTCAATCTGCACTAGGAACTGATCCTTCATCTCCAAATAAAGAGAGAGAGGTGTTTGGATTTGGGTCCTGCAACAGCACAACCTCCATGTCTGAATGCAGCATTTCACGGTCACCTTTCTCTCCGTTCCCTCCTTCATGGGGAGATGAACCCATGCAGTCTTTCAGAGATGgtaagcagtttttaaacttctCTTCACTTGTTAATAATATGTTAGTGTTCTGTCTCCTTTACTCTCCCTGATGATAATCTTAACAGAACAGCACATTGGAAatactgatttttattttaaactataGTGATAAGCAAGAAgtgcagtttttttcttttttgtgcaaCACTTTGAAgccagctagatcaggggtgacaagctcatttcatacagtgggccaaacagcattcatggtgcctgctgagggctggaagtgattaagcaggaaatgatataAATAAggagatgatgaccagaaataagcacattgttctcacaTCTTTAGTTGCaaaagacaaaagagaaaatacgcacATCttcatcatattttcaagatgtgagagagcctaattattgctgggagagcctaatccTCATGTGGGCTCCTttcagctgcactgctgctgagtCATCACTTCATAGCTCATTTGCTCTGTGAAGTGACGCttcagcagaagcggcactgctgaaagggtggcccatgtgataatcaGGCTGTCCCAgctccttggcagcatctccatcTCTCATCCCTCTTAGTCTGCTGCTTCTGTGATAGCATTCCTTTCCTACTGAGGCCTctttctgtccctccctcccagagtcTTAGCAGGAGCAGCGTTGCTGAAAAGGCagagctgggagaacccaatcatCACCTGCCAgcattatgtttgacatccctgagctaGGTTATTTAGGAGCTCTTTGATAGTGAAAGATGGTGACCAGAATATTCTAGTGAGCAGATAGCTACTGTTTTCACTGGTGTGTTCCATTCTCTATCTTTTCTGTCCATCCATCCCCTCCAGGAGGCTTGAGCTTTAGCTCCTCTTAATTAAGCGCTTTCTGGGAAACTCTGAACTGTGAGCCCTTCCTCCAGTCAGTGGCTGGTGACTGTGATTACTCAATCGTGAAAGGCACCATTTGCTCTGTTCCATATTTTTCAAAGCTGTGCTCGTGCACTGAAAGAGATTCTGGAAGCTTTGTTCTGGGAATCCTTGGCTTAAGTTATGCCCTTCTTCCAGGgaatgctggggtggggggagaaattttttttaaaggttggggtaggaggaaaagaaacaaaagtggAAACGGCtaacaaaggaaagaaaatacTGAAAAGAGGAAGATGGGGAGTGATgggcaacctaatcctatgcTGCTTGTCTACCCCATGGTATAGCTGCACCAAAACTGctgctgctatatcctgcagggccaaggaggcagctggTGGTCAAACATTTGTTCGCTTATCCCATGTTGGGCCCCTTTAGCCCCTATAGTGctgcttggatctacaccagcatcttagctggtgcaggtttgagtagccagtgtagggttttcaggtgtgggaggggggataggatctggtggcagcttcCGCTGttgtccccacccccctcctgagcctgaaccaCCTCCCAGGCAACTCtttcccacccagtttcaccccctcccactttcccCTGGCCAGGAATGCTTCCTTTCTACCTGGCAGGGAACTTGCCATCAGTGGATCCCATTGGTGTggaggctcagcactgactgctgCTGGCCTCTCCGCTGGTGCTGTTTGTCTCCTTACTctccttacggcacttttgtgacagttgTTGCTTAGGCATCGTGCCTGCGAGCGAAGCTGCCCAGGCATAGGATTAGGTCCTGTCTCAAAAGAATGActgaaatagcaaaaaaaaaagaaaaaaaaaaagaattctaacATGTATAAAAGGAGAGAATTCTGTTAAAAGTAGCATGGAAGGCGTGACCAGATTCTGAGTACAGCAGCACACATAGGAGGCATCCAAAATTGCTTCCTGATCTCTTTAGGAAGTTGCAAGGCACAATATTTTAGTTGCTAGTAATTCTTGACTGTCTAAATTTAGCACCTCATTGTGAAGGTGGAGGACAAAACAGATACTGAGCCTAGCAATTACAGTGGCCCTTGCTTTCTACTTCACTCTTCTTACTGATCAGACCAGGATTTATTAGGAAATTAGTACTCTTTTTGCTGTCACTACCCAAGACTAAAGTCCAAACAGAAAGAGGCCATCTTGAAAAATCTGGAGGTGTCCCAAAATCTGGAGGGCCCCCTTAGAGAGCAAGTTGTAGAATGTAGCGATCTGTAAGGCATAACTACCCATTGTCTCTTGAGTGAACTTCGGGCAGGCAAGgaagtgtttttattttaaggGGAAAAACGATGTTTGGAGGATTTAAAACAAGGTATGGATTAAACAGAAAACGCGAAGGAGGAGTGTGTGGATAAGGTTGGTAAATAGGCTAAAATGCAAGTAACAAATGAAACTAATTCCCTGACATGACTGACTAAATcaagagtgtcaaacataaggtccatgggccagatgcagcccctggaagcaatttatctagcccctgttataactgggttCTCTCAGCAAGATGATTaggctctctcgtatcttgacagtatgaaaaagatttgcacattttctcatctgtcatttgcagctaattagtttctgCATGAGAataaggtgcttatttctggccatcatctgcttaatgatgtcacttcctgcttattgatgtcacttatggctcacatcaggcactatgaatgctattttgccctctgtaaaaaaaacaaaaaacaagttcGATATCCCTGGACTAAATACTATTCCTATTCCAGTTATTCTTATTTTTCCAAAGTTTCATTCATTTTGCTCACAATACAGCAAGTGAACTCTTTCTTTGAAGCAGTAGCTGCTTCCCCCACTGAACCTGGGCAGCACACTTAAGATCTTTGTATGTAATCTTAAAAAACCCTAGGGAGGCTGATGTTATGGTCCATCCAATTGGATGATTTCCAGCCATatggctttctctctctcttgactGTCAGATGAAATGCTCAATCAGTTGTTGCATGCCAAGCCCAAGCGGGTAGGCTAGTTGTGAGGCTATTTTCAACTATtatgccgtggcacattggtgtgccgtgagtggtccacaggtgtgccacaggaacttaGGAAAAGGTTGTTTATTAGTAGACCAacgggagatgtgagccctccgctggcagcatggcatgccttgtcaattgtcaaaaacctgatggtgtgcatagacaattctagtgccttgtcagtgtgctgtgagatgaaaaagggtgaaaatagctggtctagggTCTTAGCTGAACCCAGCAGAAgacagttaacccatttctgcccagcccactggtgtacacatttgatccctgttgtgtatatgcaagcgttagaaatggcttaattgacaggcagcccaatcctaaattgtgctggaaTTGGGAGGCCAGCAGAACTGCCCTGTATCCAGTATGCAGTTGGAGCTGAAAGCAGCTtagctcagggcaaggggaattgcttccccttactccggggagagctgcagcagccccaatggggctgcttggacctaaagtggtggcgcagatccgagcggTCCAGAGCTGCACCAGGCtgtctgggaatggggtcagaatCTAGTACATGTCAGATCCTGCCGCCGCTGCCCCACGCTCCTGCTGGCCATCCACAGGTCCACctgccaccctggaatgcctcctcctcgtgCCCTTCCAGGCCCCCGCGCCAGCTGAACTTGGTCGGTGCAGACTTATCTTTCTCCGTCGCTGTGGAGGTTGGATATAGCGTCTGCAGGCAGGCTCACATgcttgtgccggcccagctgaggaggcacaaatgtgattTATGGTATATTTGTAACAttcctaggccagtgcaagggagttgCGCCAGCCCATCTCCCCTTTGGGTTTGTACCCAAAATGACCTGTTGGCTTTGCCATGCAGACTTCCTGAAATAATGTTGATTTCAAAAGGATTTCAGGTACGCCTCCTAGGGCAACGGCTATTGGAAATGAGTGGGCAATAAGGGTACAAATATGGGGGGAAATGGCCCCCTCCAAAAGGCAAAAATCAGGGAATTTCACCACAAATAGTTTGACTGAAAGCATATGACAAATCTTTCTTTTTTGGTATATTCTATTCACTTCTCCAATGTTGCCTAAAGCTTTTctcaaagttgttttttttgtagAGCAAATAAAAAACCATAGTAGCACCAGATCCTTGGCTAAATTCTGATGGATCATGTTTCTGAGAGGCCAGCACATTCTGACTTGAATTTTCTTATTTATTACAGTGACAACTTTAAGATGTTCACATTAGATTTTTGTCCATAAAATGGACATGCTCAGTTGTGCATGTTTATGAGGAGTTATTAGAAAAACTCCTGTTAGATAGAAGTAGACTACAAGCAGGAGAACTGATGAAAATTAAACAACTGAGgccattttgcatttttatttacaAGTTGCTATGTATGTATGGAATAAGGGATAGGTAGTTGCAGTTTTCATCTCATTCCTAATCCCAACATCATTTTGTGTTGTACAAGTCCGTTTATGTACCATCCAGTTATTTCCTGCCAACAGTGTGAAGTTTGCTGGTTGGATTAATGTATCAATGGGTACTGTTGGGTTGATGAATTCAAAGAACAAAAACTGATGTCTTCGCAACGATGCTCTGTGCCTCTTCAGAGCTTCATCTCGGTGAGAGATGAGTCTTGTGTAAGCAGTTCTTGTAGGCAGGTGAGCGAAATATCAAATGACACAGATCATCCTATTAATGCTGCCCATCATCTCATTTGTGTGGCTTCCTGAAGCCCAGAGAAGAAGGCAGAAGTGTGGGTTTAATGCCATACAGTGCCTTGGCACCTATGGACAAGTTAGTTTGAGTTTCATCTGTGGAGTGCCCTCTAGGGTTGTTAAATGTCAAGTATCTGATTCAAAAGGAAATTTACAAGCTCTGCTACATCACAGAATGAGAGAATATTGTATGATTCGCTCAGAGAATAGTATGCAGGCACATGATACAGCTCCacagctgaagctaagcagatttaATTCTATGAATTGCCTGGATAGGAGTTGATGAGTCTCCCCATCTTTTTAgacttggaggaagagcagggtaTAAGTAATAAGTTCATGTATAAATTGACCTATAAGAAATGCATTGTTCATTATGTGTGAGCTGACCAGGCAAGCATTTCTGCAATGAGATTTGGGATTGCTGACAAAAACAATTTAGGAAGAGAGTCATATACACTGCTTGTTCTGTAAAAAGGTTGTCTGCGCTCAGAACTATGATGAGATATTATGTATTATGTAGCTGGAAGATCTGCCTAAAGGCATGAAGAACTGTCCAAAACATTAGCATTGTTTTGCCCCCAGTGTGCATATGTTAGTGTTCCTATTCACCCATCTGTTGGTGAGAGAGAACCATTTTAGAAAGACGTAATCTGGTAGAATAAACTTCTGTATTAAAAAATTAGACTACATACTTGGAAAAAATTATCACATTTCTAATAGAAAGCTGTCTATGGGAAGGCATCATGATATGTTATAGGAAACACAAAAGTAATGAACTTCAGTTTCTACTCAAATGCATTAAAATCAATAGTGAAGTAAAAGATGTGTTTGAAACAACATTTTGGATTCATTCAGAACAGCAATTAAGCTGAGTTCATTTTTTGAACTTTAAACTGTAGTAGTCACAGTATGCATGCTGGAAATTAAAGCAAAGGTAAAGAAGAATTAAGAGGACTTTTCAGTATTGTTTTAAACTACAGAAGAGGACTTGCAAGATTCAGAAATGTTGTCACAA is a window from the Tiliqua scincoides isolate rTilSci1 chromosome 2, rTilSci1.hap2, whole genome shotgun sequence genome containing:
- the WIZ gene encoding protein Wiz isoform X8 — its product is MEKTVPIALSKQQEQEDDEEKAGLLTLVPNKEDFAVLECPQDEERIATIFKDAKTSLESASALGASKEKATGLKEVAPSSTDEQTAVSREGKLTDEMCNRKEDPSFLSPFSHQEPNDALEACNLTDEPNPSPCGVVSITTHRKEACTKSEDGSKFKKGCYKADSKGSADQRSMAVLWDCSVRETMGGVSKEESTLERLPSLKDSASCKEAAWKNPSYPKEPTSALESNVLKTVQMKTDEVEGELEQLDSSKAAVETSPPRAGAQTVIGEERYHSNEPKQLEVFSKEHLDRSQDLEKRGFQRFDWLSEHNEGLRGPYRNINKSADVATNLCVRGKSARDASLLALPVFRKMLNPHLNKAKTVESALSPKKGQTMDSDIGEVSSVNSAEWASQKSGLQTAPDLAVRKQAWAINAGDAVEHAAPETPSCSTYDETRPYMCNDLLEEQGKGDPAQEEDPAVYTCIECSIYFKKKKHLMDHMLQHDRGLGLDQGREGIGGQCQFTCNECGWAFGDTDSLEQHRRLHQESREKIIEEIQKLNEFPDEGRDARLQCPKCVFGTNSSKVFVQHAKMHVKEKKDKSLKNVNLFSSSGGGEPQDGSMHNIYRHFKPNEHAPQAVHAHSSNKGLSTCVLCSFPAPNENILKEHMKYAHSHLSWNTETFDADMNQPGTSRDAYSPGRSGRFSDTDYVGKTDKPFPQSHCETMRHYESHHGFTVGHQRLNKSNGTNKKDIPMPGFRARKRAPYSSSHKILGMSTLTSAKTYSPYALKQMRKISTARPLETERDNAKSHPGGLEDLQHKWLPLNDTGSMEEEFPLVTDIELAENRYFRPFAIPQSALDLKRTFRGTLKATDYSIASAGQQHQLRQMVPIVLLEDMTLYLRKMKQPKMKILKKKVSPSREFGMDEPLPLGVFLLDSSLEASLELDDLLDADSSVLKNEERKCPYCPDRFHNGIGLANHVRGHLNRVGVSYNVRHFISAEEVKAIEQKFSFQKKKKKVANFDPSTFSLMRCEFCRAGFDTRAGLSSHARAHLRDFGITNWELTISPINILKELLANSSEHPMLQSALGTDPSSPNKEREVFGFGSCNSTTSMSECSISRSPFSPFPPSWGDEPMQSFRDVMASEEEEEMVTAELGSPPLQKKSSLTGSLDQIPNRIGSSLSPEPSGNKADSQDSKTPNLTTCEVCGACFETRKGLSSHARSHLRQLGVAESESSGAPIDLLYELMKQKGKADSDPISPSLSKKSASPKEGTAGSSRPTLLPLDKATERPQEPPVNKAIKSPSGFSPKNVPQPGSPILKKVAPALPGSPLPKNPEDKSPKLPLSPLQSSPKAQWPQPEEEGPLNLTSGAEPVRDIRCEFCGEYFENRKGLSSHARSHLRQMGVTEWYVNGSPIDTLREILKRRAQPRTSTSSSPAQGQKSVGPALLGGSLEPRSPGEGHVSAISKKAQQPESPLGHSPTSSPPPATRKIFSGLPSPSLHKKLKQDQLRMEIKREMMSGGLHNEAHLSDRAWSPREEMSPLNLSSRADPVRDIRCEFCGEFFENRKGLSSHARSHLRQMGVTEWSVNGSPIDTLREIIKKKNKPCLIKKEPNTMSIELPKSMGEEGAAPKSPGKMLHSMTLSPLGGRTGKPNLGREVSLSPLKSQESFLAPLSAKRPLSDERLSGHSEVKQKTYIQTELPFKAKPMHEKPTHTSSEACCELCGLYFENRKALASHARAHLRQFGVTEWCVNGSPIETLSEWIKHRPQKAGAYRSYIQGGRPFTKKFRNSSHARDDTSGKRAPLNLQAGSPPLVSRSLGGEMVPSEPSKAVDGGSEQPVVTSPLSLVKMEEHQQHNINKFERRQAKPIEVPPPREEESHDLQQKTEEVRQPPPRVRPVPSLVPRPPQTSLVKFVGNIYTLKCRFCEVEFQGPLSIQEEWVRHLQRHILETNFSKADALRSGTDVPLAPPVAEAQ
- the WIZ gene encoding protein Wiz isoform X6; the protein is MEKTVPIALSKQQEQEDDEEKAGLLTLVPNKEDFAVLECPQDEERIATIFKDAKTSLESASALGASKEKATGLKEVAPSSTDEQTAVSREGKLTDEMCNRKEDPSFLSPFSHQEPNDALEACNLTDEPNPSPCGVVSITTHRKEACTKSEDGSKFKKGCYKADSKGSADQRSMAVLWDCSVRETMGGVSKEESTLERLPSLKDSASCKEAAWKNPSYPKEPTSALESNVLKTVQMKTDEVEGELEQLDSSKAAVETSPPRAGAQTVIGEERYHSNEPKQLEVFSKEHLDRSQDLEKRGFQRFDWLSEHNEGLRGPYRNINKSADVATNLCVRGKSARDASLLALPVFRKMLNPHLNKAKTVESALSPKKGQTMDSDIGEVSSVNSAEWASQKSGLQTAPDLAVRKQAWAINAGDAVEHAAPETPSCSTYDETRPYMCNDLLEEQGKGDPAQEEDPAVYTCIECSIYFKKKKHLMDHMLQHDRGLGLDQGREGIGGQCQFTCNECGWAFGDTDSLEQHRRLHQESREKIIEEIQKLNEFPDEGRDARLQCPKCVFGTNSSKVFVQHAKMHVKEKKDKSLKNVNLFSSSGGGEPQDGSMHNIYRHFKPNEHAPQAVHAHSSNKGLSTCVLCSFPAPNENILKEHMKYAHSHLSWNTETFDADMNQPGTSRDAYSPGRSGRFSDTDYVGKTDKPFPQSHCETMRHYESHHGFTVGHQRLNKSNGTNKKDIPMPGFRARKRAPYSSSHKILGMSTLTSAKTYSPYALKQMRKISTARPLETERDNAKSHPGGLEDLQHKWLPLNDTGSMEEEFPLVTDIELAENRYFRPFAIPQSALDLKRTFRGTLKATDYSIASAGQQHQLRQMVPIVLLEDMTLYLRKMKQPKMKILKKKVSPSREFGMDEPLPLGVFLLDSSLEASLELDDLLDADSSVLKNEERKCPYCPDRFHNGIGLANHVRGHLNRVGVSYNVRHFISAEEVKAIEQKFSFQKKKKKGIANFDPSTFSLMRCEFCRAGFDTRAGLSSHARAHLRDFGITNWELTISPINILKELLANSSEHPMLQSALGTDPSSPNKEREVFGFGSCNSTTSMSECSISRSPFSPFPPSWGDEPMQSFRDVMASEEEEEMVTAELGSPPLQKKSSLTGSLDQIPNRIGSSLSPEPSGNKADSQDSKTSGAEPVRDIRCEFCGEYFENRKGLSSHARSHLRQMGVTEWYVNGSPIDTLREILKRRAQPRTSTSSSPAQGQKSVGPALLGGSLEPRSPGEGHVSAISKKAQQPESPLGHSPTSSPPPATRKIFSGLPSPSLHKKLKQDQLRMEIKREMMSGGLHNEAHLSDRAWSPREEMSPLNLSSRADPVRDIRCEFCGEFFENRKGLSSHARSHLRQMGVTEWSVNGSPIDTLREIIKKKNKPCLIKKEPNTMSIELPKSMGEEGAAPKSPGKMLHSMTLSPLGGRTGKPNLGREVSLSPLKSQESFLAPLSAKRPLSDERLSGHSEVKQKTYIQTELPFKAKPMHEKPTHTSSEACCELCGLYFENRKALASHARAHLRQFGVTEWCVNGSPIETLSEWIKHRPQKAGAYRSYIQGGRPFTKKFRNSSHARDDTSGKRAPLNLQAGSPPLVSRSLGGEMVPSEPSKAVDGGSEQPVVTSPLSLVKMEEHQQHNINKFERRQAKPIEVPPPREEESHDLQQKTEEVRQPPPRVRPVPSLVPRPPQTSLVKFVGNIYTLKCRFCEVEFQGPLSIQEEWVRHLQRHILETNFSKADALRSGTDVPLAPPVAEAQ